In Cervus elaphus chromosome 5, mCerEla1.1, whole genome shotgun sequence, the following proteins share a genomic window:
- the LOC122694357 gene encoding C-C motif chemokine 3-like isoform X1, which translates to MELRGAALAVLLLTAALSAHTCSASLGANTPTACCFSFVSRQIPRKFVDDYYETSSQCSQPGVIFKTKRGRQVCADPSEDWVQEYITDLELNP; encoded by the exons ATGGAGCTCCGCGGGGCCGCCCTGGCTGTCCTGCTGCTCACCGCGGCCCTCTCTGCCCACACCTGCTCGGCCAGCC TTGGTGCCAACACCCCGACCGCCTGCTGCTTCTCCTTCGTCTCCCGGCAGATCCCACGCAAATTCGTGGACGACTATTATGAGACCAGCAGCCAGTGCTCCCAGCCCGGCGTCAT CTTCAAGACCAAAAGAGGCCGGCAGGTCTGTGCCGACCCCAGTGAGGACTGGGTCCAGGAATACATTACCGACCTGGAGCTGAATCCCTGA
- the LOC122694358 gene encoding C-C motif chemokine 3-like, with product MKVFLAAVFILLCTVALCSYAQERVYTPPTCCFTYISGKIPHRNVVNYFKTSSNCARPGIIFLTRRGQYVCGNPADSWVQKYIRDLKKSP from the exons ATGAAGGTCTTCCTGGCTGCCGTCTTTATCCTTCTCTGCACCGTGGCCCTCTGCTCCTATGCACAAG AAAGGGTTTACACCCCACCCACTTGCTGCTTCACCTACATCTCCGGGAAAATCCCCCACAGAAATGTGGTTAACTATTTTAAGACCAGTAGCAACTGCGCCAGACCTGGTATCAT CTTCCTCACCAGAAGGGGCCAATATGTCTGTGGCAATCCTGCTGACAGCTGGGTCCAGAAATACATCAGGGACCTGAAGAAGAGCCCCTGA